The Coregonus clupeaformis isolate EN_2021a unplaced genomic scaffold, ASM2061545v1 scaf3270, whole genome shotgun sequence genome contains the following window.
tgagtgaacatagagtatattatctattatctacctggtacagccagggccacccctcagagtggatatgagtggacatagagtatattatctattatctacctggtacagccagggccacccctcagagtggatatgagtggacatagagtatattatctattatctacctggtacagccagggccaccccctcagagtggatatgagtgaacatagagtatattatctattatctacctggtacagccagggccacccctcagagtggatatgagtggacatagagtatattatctattatctacctggtacagccagggccacccctcagagtggatatgagtgaacatagagtatattatctattatctacctggtacagtcagggccacccctcagagtggatatgagtggacatagagtatattatctattatctacctggtacagctcagggccacccctcagagtggatatgagtggacatagagtatattatctattatctacctggtacagccagggccacccctcagagtggatatgagtggacatagagtatattatctattatctacctggtacagccagggccaccctcagagtggatatgagtggacatagagtatattatctattatctacctggtacagccagggccacccctcagagtggatatgagtggacatagagtatattatctattatctacctggtacagccagggccacccctcagagtggatatgagtggacatagagtatattatctattatctacctggtacagccagggccacccctcagagtggatatgagtggacatagagtatattatctattatctacctggtacagccagggccaccccctcagagtggatatgagtggacatagagtatattatctattatctacctggtacagccagggccaccccctcagagtggatatgagtggacatagagtatattatctattatctacctggtacagccaggccaccccctcagagtggatatgagtggacatagagtatatgatctattatctacctggtacagccagggccacccctcagagggtgagtggacatagagtatattatctattatctacctggtacagccagggccacccctcagagtggatatgagtggacatagagtatattatctattatctacctggtacagccagggccacccctcagagtggatatgagtggacatagagtatattatctattatctacctggtacagccagggccacccctcagagtggatatgagtggacatagagtatattatctattatctacctggtacagccagggccaccccctcagagtggatatgagtgaacatagagtatattatctattatctacctggtacagccagggccacccctcagagtggatatgagtggacatagagtatattatctattatctacctggtacagccagggccacccctcagagtggatatgagtggacatagagtatattatctattatctacctggtacagcaagggccacccctcagagtggatatgagtggacatagagtatattatctattataaactgggtggtttgagctctTCTTTCTCAGGTACAGCCTCAACCTCTCATCTGTCCTTATTCCCACCAGGCCCCGAACTATCTTTTCCCAGTGTGGTTACCCTCCaggtcctcctcctccttcctttctGTCTCATCTAGGAAGTTGTTCTGGTAGCTCAGGACTGCTCAGGTCACAGGTAAGAGGACGGTTAGAGAAATGTAGGATCacttctaccctcatatgttaaaacacctgtactcactgtcatagtcagttctacagtaTGAAATGATACAGTCCACACATACAGTCTAGATAATTAACTAATCTCTCATGTACACTATGAGTGGTGGGGGTCAGACTgcatccctacacacacacacacacaccattagacAAAAAGGCTGCGAttatatttctgtgtgtgtgtgtgtgcgtgcgtgtgttaaAGTTCCAACTGTAATCTATTATATGATGATATGAGAATGAGATATTGAGAGACCAGTAGAACTATTCTAATACGTCTTAACAATATTAATATATTCATGTTCTTTATTTTATATCAGTAGTCAGTTTTTCTATTCCTTCCTCACTCTTGTTATCTTTGTTGTTTTAGAGAACGTTGGCTGTTCCAGCTCTGCTGCTGACCACTCTGGAGGAGATGAACCCACAAGAGCTGAAGACATTTCAGTCTTTCCTGACTAGTGGCCTGCTGCCTGACTGTCCTCCCATCCCAGAGAGTCAGCTGGAGAACGCTGACATACAGGTCATAGTGGGTCAGATGGTGAAGACATACGGCCCTGAGAGAGCTGTGGAGATCACACTGAGGATCCTGAGGGGGATGAAGCGGGTAGACCTAGCAGAGAAGTTAGAGACAGATCACAGAGGAGGTAACAGAACAAGAATGTACATCAATCTATACATCACAATCACAGTTCAGTGTAGCTCTAACCAGAAAGAACATTCAACTGACTTCATAATAACATTCAGCAGGCCTCTCTTTATCATTTTTATTCATGATGTATCCAGGTGACCCCCATTATGTTTAAACAGCAATCCAACATTCATTATATTACATACATACAATCACCAATACAGTAGGGAAGATATCACAAACGGATTAGACTTTCTAATCATGGCTGTATGTCTCTTCCTGAGCTGCCTAATCTGGAAGATGAACCAGAATGATCTGGCAGAGAAgttagagagagatcagagaagtAGGATTGTAGACAAGGACCCTAACTgttctctatcccccctcctatCTTCCCCTCTATTTCCCCTGTTTCCCCCTCTTTCTCAGGTACTGCCTCAACCTCTCACCTGCCCTTATTCCCACCGAGGCCCCGATCCGTCCTCTCCCCTGTGTGGTTACCCCCCATTTCCCCCCTTCTCTCCAGATCCTCCCCCTCCTTTGGCTCGTCTAAGGAGTTGTTGTGGTTAACTTCTGCTGGTAGCTCAGGACAGTTCAGGTCACAGGTAAGAGGACGGTTAGAGAAATGTAGGATCacttctaccctcatatgttaaaacacctgcactcactgtcatagtcagttctacacttctaccctcatatgttaaaacacctgtactcactgtcatagtcagttctaccctcatatgttaaaacacctgtactcactgtcatagtcagttctacagttctaccatcatatgttaaaacacctgtactcactgtcatagttagttctacagttctaccctcatatgttaaaacacctgtactcactgtcatagtcagttctacagtaTGAAATGATACAGTCCACACATACAGTCTAGATAATTAACTAATCTCTCATGTACACTATGAGTGGTGGGGGTCAGACTGCAGCCCGATTGTCCCTGCCCTTCTCACTGCTGCCATGGTGGGCAACATGTTCACAATAGAACAGAAAACAGGTCAAATTTACATAGAACATTTTTCTATTATAGAAGTATGTTTCTATTCTGTTGATTTGAATCTAGGAAACCCCAAAGCTGGAGATGGACTGTCCTCCCATCCTAGACATCCCACTGGAGATGGCTAACAGTGTCAACACAGAGGTAGCTGTGAACACCCAGGAGAACATCCAGAGGATGGACGAGGAGTTGGGAAGAGAAGGGTAACAGCTATACAGCTAACATATTAATCTGGATCAATGATGAAGTTGAAGTTGTATAGAAAAACATCTTTATTTGGTTCTCTTtaggttctcctctcttcctggAACACCATCACATGGTAAGACCCTCACTGGACTGAGAGAAAGACTGAAATTAAAAGCTCTTCTTCACACTATTGGTTGAATTACAGTATCTATTGTTTCTACATTTTAGAGTTCTCCAGATGAATTTACACCTGAAATCCACGATCAGGACAACAGGAGAGAATACCAGTAACTTAATATATTTAATGTTTCTTATTGGTAGTTTGTATAAAAGAAGGACAATACCTTAAATCCAGGAAATCTCATTAAAATGAAATCCTTCATTGTTTGTTCTACAGGTTCCAGTGCCCCAGTGCAGGTATGTTCCAGTGCAGTATAACAGGCCTGGTGtttaggatggagggagagggaggggtgctCTATAGGACAGTCCCCTGGGACAGGAGGCTTCTAGCCCAGAGAGGCAAGAGACCTGCAGGACCCCTATTCAAGTTTACATGCCTTAAGGGGTCTGTCTGTCAACTACACCTCCCACACTGAGATTCATTCTGGTAAGTAATACATTTCCAGGGAGGTTATAGACTACGTATTCTTAATCACCATCAGTAGCATCACTACTCCACTACTTGGTTGTTTTTGTCATCTGAACAGAAGACtaatgttctctttctctcctagaGGGTGGATGTGACTTCCTGTCTGTAGCCCATGTGACTGATGATGACAGTATGGAGTTTCTCCATCCCCATGAGACAACAGAAACTcatgtcatattaaacatcaATGGATTCAGCAAATATGGCATCACCAAGGATAAGGAAGCTCCTGTCTCTCCTATCCGTGGTCTGGTGCTACTATTTTACCAACTCCCAGATGATACAAATAATTCCACCCTAAATGTGTTGTTGCTGCCTAGGAATGTTGACATTGATGAGGTAAGTAGATTAGAGTTGTCAAATTCCTCTTTCGTTGGAATTCTATCAAACTCGTACTGTTGAACTCACCTTTTGCCACAGAACATTATTTTTGGGTGTAATGTAACACTGAATGGTGAATCCAAACCTGGGGGGTCTCTCGCTCACCAATCCAACATCTtaaccattagaccaagaggacATCCTCAAGGTCCGAGGGCGACATTTGGGCTTCCATGTTTCAGGCAGGGCTACCTCACCATGACAGTGTGTTCCAATCCATTTTCAATCCTCTCAAGGTGTGTAAGACAAGGAGGAGAAGGAATGGAGACAGAGAAATCTACATTGAAAGAAATCCCAACTGTAGACTAACCCCGGACCAAGAATACACCCTCTCCACCGATCTTACAGATGAACATCACATAGATCCAGAGGTAGGCTAATATATATATGAcatgagctagagagagagaggaaatgtgTTAACACATGTAAATTATTTTTGTGATGCTACCTTGATAAGAAATAGAAATCTTGTGCTTTTTTTTCAGGATGCAGAGTTTGTGGATTATGATTCCTATACAAACTACATGCCAACATTTCAGTTGGATTTACAAACTGTTATTAAAAAAGTGAATCTTCTTCTGAAAGAACATGACGGTCCTGAAAATGAACGTGTATGGAACCGCCTTGTTTCACTACCAGGTAACTGAAATTCAGAGAGAGTAGGAGTTACTATAGAactagtagtaatagtagcattttacatttacattttacattagtaGCAATCATCATAATAGTATGGTAATAGTGCTGTTGTTGTTGATTTAATTTAATTATGATACAATTGATTATTTCACCATATAAATGTAGTACATCACCTTCTCTTTTAATCCACAGCCTCACCAACAGAAGTGAAGTCTACAGGTAACTGGTCTCATCAAACCTTATACTTGTCTTAGTCTCATCAACTCACAATTCAATTGGGAACAACTAATATTCTCCTAATGGTTTTGTgttgtaaaatagattgtgtgtgCGCCATTTGATTTGACCTGCGGTTTAACCTAGCTCATAAACTGCACCATAAATTTAAACGACTATATTCTTTATGGTCTGTCACTTATTTTGTTAAAGGTCCTgcacagtcaaaatcatgtttttcatgaaatgtGATGATATTCGAATTAAATCAGATCAAAGTAggatgaccaaagtatgaaaaatgactgttgcttcttCATTGATAAAGTTATCATAAAGTTACTCATCCTCTCCCCCATGTCAACCACTTGGATTCAGGAGCTGGGATTATTAAAGGATTTTTGTGACATTATtttcttacctaatttaaataagtaccgccttgtaaccaacatcgcAGAAGGCGTATTCACAGAGGGGTGTGGTTTACATAGCAGCGTGTTCGATGAATAGGGGAAACCTGTAATTATATTTTCTAAGGCAAATATACTTATAGGTTTCcgctttcatctgtgtctggtgttagctagttactggctagctaggtctatCATCAGCATGGAACAAAAGTGGGGGAAGGTTAGCCCAAAACTCAGACACATTTGTCATGTCATTACatcaagagacatgccaaacaTGAGATTCATACAAACTTCTTGACATCATTGATAGTCATGATATATGAACATTGTctgactgagtgtacaaaacattatgaacacctgctcttccctgacatagactgaccaggtgaatccaggtgaaagctatgatcccttattgatgtcacttgttaaatccacttcattcagtgtagatgaaggggaggagacagattaaagaaggatttttaaggcttgagacaattgagacatggattatgtatgtgtgccattcagagggtgaatgggcaagacaagagatttaaatgcctttgaacgagatatagtagtaggtgccaggcacaccggtttgtgtcaagaactgcaacgctgctgggtttttcacgctcaacagtttcctgtgtgtatcaagaatggtccaccacccaaaggacatccagccaacttgacacaactgtgggaagcattggagtcaacatgggccagcatccctgtggaacgcttttcgacaccttgtagtccatacCCAGACCACAACCTGTAAAGTTTCAACAAACATTTTCCAAGatgatctagctagctagcttgataaaCAGTGCTGAAAATTCAATTtggtctagctagctaaattatatAGCAACCATTATTTCTATATTGACGCTGTAACCAAAcaggataaaaaaaataatttgtgAAACCATGAtatgagttgctttgtgtatcagcAAATTATCTTCAGATAATCTCATTGCATCACTGCGTCCATGTTGCTTGACATAGGCGGTTTCAAAGAACTGTCAGTCAAGGTGAGCTCCCCAGCCAAttagctccccgcccactcagtctGTCTTTTCAGACTTCCTGGTAGTTTCACATGAGATAAACTTTTTATCGGGGGAAAATATTGTTGGTGATGTTTTAGTCTGTAGCTAGGTTACCATCCAgtttgcgacagattttcatgtgaatattctaaaatctgcacaaaacagtatgcacattttcccaccagagatgtgtttccatcaaacgtatttatagagagcaatagtgatggcgtctttttgtaggcactaactccgccatggttcgttGGGAAAGGCCTATGGGAAAATGAATGGCATTTTTGTAAGGTTTTTCGATAattgccgaaaataaggtctgcggtaaacacaggcttaggagagtttatacgttttgttctatgagataatctttaTCAGCTAAA
Protein-coding sequences here:
- the LOC123489767 gene encoding uncharacterized protein LOC123489767 — protein: MEFLHPHETTETHVILNINGFSKYGITKDKEAPVSPIRGLVLLFYQLPDDTNNSTLNVLLLPRNVDIDEVCKTRRRRNGDREIYIERNPNCRLTPDQEYTLSTDLTDEHHIDPEDAEFVDYDSYTNYMPTFQLDLQTVIKKVNLLLKEHDGPENERVWNRLVSLPASPTEVKSTVTPHGGATAGTTTHVSYLLLGTLAELVSEQLETFQWHLSQGVEDFPSIPKSQLENATKEATVDMMVQRYLDDGTVKITLEILRKMGQNKLAIELKEKLTNECLNVQPQHNMSEQCITFPRRGEEGGHS